A genomic window from Martelella lutilitoris includes:
- a CDS encoding DUF4432 family protein, whose amino-acid sequence MIEFAAGNGPRVFLDPTSVMDIAGCVVAGIDIAPKRAIPDDGDARIDHSLEGFLFTCGPDHIRHPEPVEGDEGRFFPLHGSASGNAAAVKSLEISDMGAECVCHIPVATANGGEMLIERQWTLNGTSGVLELTDVVINKSDRPLPAMMMYHINFGARHLDDGVRLESRSLPEKSLPWRFGEGDHGIFCVPAVAGEDGWSATRFGPIAALGGLSFHLEVDTATLPFLQVWRNQEAPAHIVGIEPASHRWTSRRKLAEEGALAPLSPDESRTFRLRIRFS is encoded by the coding sequence ATGATCGAATTTGCCGCCGGTAACGGTCCCCGCGTCTTTCTTGATCCCACCTCCGTCATGGATATCGCCGGCTGTGTCGTCGCCGGCATCGACATCGCGCCGAAGCGGGCGATTCCCGATGACGGCGATGCCCGGATCGATCATTCGCTCGAAGGCTTTCTGTTCACCTGCGGTCCGGACCATATCCGTCATCCCGAACCGGTGGAGGGGGACGAGGGCCGTTTCTTTCCGCTGCATGGCTCCGCCTCAGGCAACGCGGCGGCGGTGAAATCGTTGGAGATCAGCGATATGGGCGCGGAATGCGTCTGCCATATCCCGGTCGCTACCGCCAATGGCGGCGAGATGCTAATCGAGCGTCAGTGGACGCTGAACGGGACCTCAGGCGTTCTGGAACTCACCGACGTCGTGATCAACAAGTCGGATCGCCCGCTGCCGGCGATGATGATGTATCATATCAATTTCGGAGCCAGGCACCTCGATGACGGCGTGCGGCTGGAGAGCCGCTCGCTGCCGGAAAAATCGCTGCCCTGGCGCTTCGGCGAGGGTGACCACGGCATTTTCTGCGTGCCGGCGGTCGCCGGCGAAGACGGCTGGTCGGCGACGCGTTTCGGCCCGATCGCCGCCCTTGGCGGGTTGTCGTTCCATCTCGAGGTGGATACGGCGACGCTGCCTTTCCTGCAGGTCTGGCGTAACCAGGAAGCGCCGGCCCATATCGTCGGCATCGAGCCTGCCTCGCATCGCTGGACCAGCCGGCGGAAACTGGCGGAGGAGGGCGCCCTGGCGCCGCTTTCGCCGGACGAATCCCGGACGTTTCGCCTGCGCATCCGTTTCTCTTGA
- a CDS encoding cryptochrome/photolyase family protein, producing MPDKTPAIYWIRKDLRLTDNRALLAACEDARPVIPVFIREDDSAGALGGAQAWWLERSLARLAEAYEKSGSRLILKSGDPADVIFALIAETGAQSVFWNRRYTPDGIETDTALKKKLKDAGLHVESFAGHILHEPSKFKTKSGGPYKVYTPFWKAFSAESSVPDPLDAPEKLTAAKTMPESEKLSDWGLYPGKPDWAADFDALWTPGEAGARDRLERFIDEIAEHYAASRDRPDIEATSMLSPHLALGEISPATIWHRIDSAKNLSAENRKKFLQELVWRDFCHHLLFHAPALATKNWNDRFDGFEWVEDDNALAAWRKGETGYPIVDAGLRQLWREGTMHNRVRMIAASFLVKDLMIDWRKGEEWFRDTLVDADPASNPANWQWVAGSGADASPFFRIFNPVLQGEKFDPDGAYVRRYVPELAALPAKHIHAPFDAPKAVLEEAGVTLGETYPEPIVDHKAARKRALAAFEKIKD from the coding sequence ATGCCAGACAAGACACCTGCCATCTACTGGATCCGCAAGGACCTCCGCCTCACCGACAATCGCGCGCTTCTTGCTGCCTGCGAAGACGCGCGGCCGGTTATCCCGGTCTTCATCCGCGAAGACGACAGCGCCGGCGCGCTTGGCGGCGCGCAGGCCTGGTGGCTGGAACGCTCGCTCGCCCGCCTTGCAGAAGCTTACGAGAAGAGCGGCTCCAGGCTGATCCTGAAAAGCGGCGATCCGGCAGACGTCATCTTCGCGCTGATCGCGGAAACCGGCGCGCAATCCGTCTTCTGGAACCGGCGCTATACGCCGGACGGCATCGAGACCGACACGGCGCTGAAGAAGAAACTCAAGGATGCGGGTCTTCACGTCGAAAGCTTTGCCGGCCACATTCTGCATGAACCCTCGAAATTCAAGACCAAGTCTGGCGGGCCCTACAAGGTCTATACGCCCTTCTGGAAGGCATTTTCCGCAGAATCTAGCGTGCCGGATCCGCTCGACGCGCCGGAAAAACTGACGGCAGCGAAGACGATGCCGGAAAGCGAGAAACTCTCCGACTGGGGACTTTATCCCGGAAAGCCCGACTGGGCGGCAGACTTCGATGCGCTCTGGACGCCGGGGGAAGCCGGGGCCCGCGACAGGTTGGAGCGCTTCATTGACGAAATCGCCGAACACTATGCCGCTTCGCGCGACCGGCCGGATATCGAGGCGACCTCCATGCTCTCTCCGCATCTGGCGCTCGGCGAGATTTCGCCGGCGACCATCTGGCATCGGATCGACAGCGCCAAAAATCTCTCGGCGGAAAACAGGAAGAAATTCCTGCAGGAACTGGTCTGGCGGGATTTCTGCCACCACCTTCTGTTCCACGCCCCCGCGCTCGCGACCAAGAACTGGAACGACCGCTTCGACGGCTTTGAATGGGTCGAGGACGACAACGCCCTTGCGGCCTGGAGGAAGGGCGAGACCGGCTATCCGATCGTCGATGCCGGCCTGCGCCAGCTCTGGCGCGAAGGCACGATGCACAACCGGGTGCGGATGATCGCCGCCTCCTTCCTGGTCAAGGACCTGATGATCGACTGGCGCAAGGGGGAAGAATGGTTCCGCGACACGCTGGTCGATGCCGATCCCGCTTCCAATCCGGCCAACTGGCAGTGGGTGGCCGGCTCCGGCGCGGATGCCTCGCCCTTCTTCCGTATTTTCAATCCGGTGCTGCAGGGCGAGAAATTCGATCCCGACGGCGCCTATGTCCGCCGGTACGTGCCGGAGCTTGCGGCATTGCCGGCAAAACACATCCACGCGCCCTTCGATGCGCCGAAAGCCGTACTGGAGGAAGCCGGCGTCACGCTCGGCGAGACCTATCCGGAGCCGATCGTCGATCACAAGGCGGCCCGCAAACGCGCGCTTGCGGCCTTCGAAAAGATCAAGGACTGA
- a CDS encoding alanyl-tRNA editing protein, which yields MPVDALFRDDFYLQRCDAVVTTVHEDGTFETDRTCFYATSGGQPGDTGTAVRADGSTLRLDVTRNGDGKDVILHVPAEGEAPPSPGENLSLAIDWPRRLKLMRMHTACHLLSVVCPFPITGAAVGEDESRVDFDMSETVDKQAVTEAMMRLVDENHPVYVQWISDEELVASPEIVKSKNVRPPMGMGRISLVCIGEGSSVDSQPCGGTHVASTGEVGAIHIGKIEKKGRENRRFRIRFGA from the coding sequence ATGCCTGTTGATGCCCTCTTCCGCGACGATTTCTACCTTCAACGGTGCGATGCGGTGGTCACGACGGTGCATGAGGACGGTACGTTCGAAACCGACCGGACCTGTTTCTACGCAACCTCCGGTGGCCAGCCGGGCGATACGGGCACGGCCGTTCGTGCCGACGGTTCGACGCTTCGCCTCGACGTGACCCGCAACGGCGACGGCAAGGACGTCATCCTCCATGTTCCCGCGGAAGGCGAAGCCCCGCCATCCCCCGGCGAAAACCTGTCGCTTGCGATCGACTGGCCGCGCCGGTTGAAGCTGATGCGCATGCACACCGCCTGTCACCTTCTCTCGGTCGTCTGTCCCTTTCCGATCACCGGCGCAGCCGTCGGCGAGGACGAATCGCGCGTCGATTTCGACATGAGCGAGACCGTCGACAAGCAGGCGGTGACCGAAGCGATGATGAGGCTCGTCGATGAGAATCATCCGGTCTACGTGCAGTGGATCAGCGACGAAGAGCTTGTCGCCAGTCCCGAAATCGTCAAATCGAAGAATGTCCGCCCGCCCATGGGCATGGGACGGATTTCGCTTGTGTGCATCGGCGAGGGTTCGTCGGTTGACAGCCAGCCCTGCGGCGGTACCCATGTGGCCTCGACGGGAGAGGTCGGCGCCATCCACATCGGCAAGATCGAAAAGAAGGGCCGCGAGAACCGTCGCTTCCGCATCCGCTTCGGCGCGTGA
- a CDS encoding GNAT family N-acetyltransferase, with translation MSKSKAQKPIRIHVTELEMTAPPKTHMIAPSNLHIALMRVPEIPLPFYRFLYRQVGTRWEWVDRVRMDDDELSANIHNQRTTITVFYLEGAPAGFYEYQQQDDGVTELVHFGLFERALGLGVGKWFLLQGLKAMWADKPEKIITATNSLDHPRALQLYQQFGFSPVATYESEITPLSDAELLAFARKL, from the coding sequence ATGAGCAAGAGCAAGGCGCAGAAGCCGATCCGGATCCATGTCACGGAGCTGGAGATGACGGCCCCGCCGAAAACGCATATGATCGCGCCCTCCAACCTGCATATCGCGCTGATGCGTGTGCCGGAAATTCCGCTTCCCTTCTACCGCTTCCTGTATCGCCAGGTCGGCACGCGCTGGGAATGGGTGGACCGGGTGCGGATGGACGACGACGAGCTTTCGGCCAACATCCACAATCAGCGCACCACGATCACGGTCTTCTATCTCGAGGGCGCGCCTGCCGGTTTCTACGAATATCAGCAGCAGGATGACGGGGTTACGGAACTCGTTCATTTCGGCCTGTTCGAGCGCGCGCTCGGCCTCGGCGTCGGCAAGTGGTTCCTGCTGCAAGGGCTGAAGGCGATGTGGGCCGACAAGCCGGAAAAGATCATCACCGCAACCAACAGCCTCGACCATCCGCGCGCCCTGCAGCTTTACCAGCAGTTCGGCTTCTCCCCGGTCGCCACGTACGAAAGCGAGATCACCCCGCTTTCGGATGCCGAACTGCTCGCCTTCGCCAGGAAGCTCTGA
- a CDS encoding L,D-transpeptidase family protein: MKKATFYTIPLMIAALALPATAAHAHEPLYKNGRQIFLVAPDGSLLDYIPEYGSVVMGRDGRGRPILLDRNGNLVATEMSAGDYRAIRDSYGGAPAPAANGWGRRDWRQNDDRFAETPPPRWNDGPRAAFPQAPAIPAPANPDTSGERPAARTSSAKADMNVVALQVFLDRNGTSPGVIDGLMGDNVRKALEAYAEKSGRAIDPEADKETILQSLSLEGGLPVRTYTITAEDAAGPYVASIPSDYGEKAQLPALSYTSVSEMLAEKFHMDEALLKTLNPDADFSRPGTVIKVVTPGGKQKGAVARIIADKGRKQLFAYDAEGGLVAAYPATIGSNDTPSPSGTVTVERIAIDPNYTYDPKKNFKQGDNDRVLTINPGPNGPVGNVWIALSKPSYGIHGTPDPDRIGKTSSHGCVRLTNWDAQELAGMVSPGVTVEFID, encoded by the coding sequence ATGAAAAAAGCGACGTTTTACACTATTCCCTTGATGATCGCCGCGCTCGCCCTGCCGGCAACCGCCGCCCATGCGCATGAACCGCTCTACAAGAACGGGCGGCAGATCTTCCTTGTCGCGCCGGACGGAAGCCTGCTCGACTACATCCCCGAATATGGAAGCGTGGTGATGGGGCGGGACGGCCGGGGACGGCCGATCCTGCTTGATCGAAACGGCAATCTGGTTGCAACCGAGATGTCTGCCGGCGATTACCGCGCTATTCGCGACAGCTATGGCGGCGCGCCGGCCCCGGCGGCCAACGGCTGGGGCCGCAGGGACTGGCGGCAGAACGACGACCGCTTCGCCGAAACGCCGCCGCCGCGCTGGAATGACGGCCCGCGTGCAGCTTTCCCCCAGGCGCCCGCGATCCCGGCGCCGGCCAATCCCGATACCTCGGGGGAGCGCCCAGCCGCGAGAACGAGCAGCGCGAAGGCCGACATGAATGTTGTCGCGCTTCAGGTGTTTCTCGACCGCAACGGCACATCGCCCGGCGTTATCGACGGGCTGATGGGCGACAATGTCCGCAAGGCGCTTGAGGCCTATGCCGAGAAGAGCGGTCGCGCGATCGACCCGGAGGCCGACAAGGAGACCATCCTGCAATCGCTGTCGCTGGAGGGCGGCCTGCCGGTGCGGACCTATACGATCACCGCCGAAGACGCGGCCGGCCCCTATGTCGCGAGCATCCCCTCGGACTATGGCGAGAAGGCGCAACTACCCGCGCTTTCCTATACTTCTGTTTCCGAGATGCTGGCCGAGAAATTCCATATGGATGAAGCTCTCCTCAAGACGCTCAACCCCGATGCCGATTTCTCCCGACCGGGCACCGTCATCAAGGTGGTCACCCCCGGCGGAAAGCAGAAGGGCGCCGTAGCCCGCATCATCGCCGACAAGGGCCGCAAGCAGCTGTTCGCCTATGATGCGGAGGGCGGGCTCGTCGCCGCTTATCCGGCCACCATCGGCTCCAACGACACGCCCTCGCCCTCCGGCACCGTCACCGTCGAGCGGATCGCGATCGATCCGAACTATACCTATGACCCGAAAAAGAACTTCAAGCAGGGCGACAATGACCGGGTTCTGACCATCAATCCGGGTCCGAACGGGCCGGTCGGCAATGTCTGGATCGCGCTGTCGAAGCCGAGCTACGGCATCCACGGCACGCCCGACCCCGACAGGATCGGCAAGACCTCCAGCCACGGTTGCGTGCGCTTGACAAACTGGGACGCGCAGGAACTGGCCGGCATGGTCAGCCCGGGCGTCACGGTCGAGTTCATCGACTGA
- a CDS encoding DAK2 domain-containing protein — translation MNDITSFEIIGMFSEIAAAVSCNSHWLSRLDAVAGDGDHGEVMAAAFTAMEQQLAALDPSSVTPARVFDMAAETFLTIDSASARLYASAFRRAGSTLPGRHVITEAEFDRAFEAMANGIIAHGQANAPHKNMVDAWQPALSAYLSARNNGGDLGACLTEAADAALAGADPDPLRPDPLPFAHPDRVMDPGCASAVLIIRSIRYALQD, via the coding sequence ATGAACGATATTACCTCCTTCGAGATCATAGGCATGTTTTCCGAAATCGCGGCGGCTGTGTCGTGCAACAGCCACTGGCTGAGCCGGCTCGACGCGGTGGCCGGGGACGGCGACCATGGCGAGGTCATGGCAGCCGCCTTCACGGCGATGGAACAGCAACTTGCGGCACTCGACCCCTCCTCCGTCACGCCGGCGCGCGTGTTCGACATGGCGGCGGAAACCTTCCTGACCATCGATTCGGCCTCGGCCCGGCTTTACGCCTCAGCTTTCCGCCGCGCGGGCAGCACGCTTCCAGGCCGGCATGTGATCACCGAGGCGGAGTTCGACCGCGCCTTCGAGGCAATGGCGAACGGGATCATCGCGCATGGTCAGGCGAATGCACCGCACAAGAACATGGTCGATGCCTGGCAGCCGGCCCTCTCGGCCTATCTTTCGGCAAGAAACAATGGCGGCGACCTCGGCGCCTGTCTGACGGAGGCCGCCGACGCAGCGCTTGCTGGCGCTGATCCGGATCCGCTGAGGCCAGACCCCCTGCCCTTTGCCCACCCGGACAGGGTGATGGACCCGGGCTGCGCCTCTGCCGTGCTTATCATCCGTTCGATTCGCTACGCCCTGCAGGACTGA
- a CDS encoding GNAT family N-acetyltransferase yields the protein MVTSFTIRNAAREDVPDMVRLINIAGHRLPLWCWGQLEGGRDDPWQVGRTLAARDEGAISWTNGTVATLGSDVAALMLAYPLEGQAPGYGCEIDHPVVTPLRDLKRQAEGTFHIHVLAAYAEYRGRGLGSFLLDKADRISGDSDISLIVSDANAPARRFYERLGFEERARQALVTAPDWHADGDDWLLMIKKPLAR from the coding sequence TTGGTAACCAGTTTCACGATCCGAAATGCGGCCCGCGAGGATGTGCCGGACATGGTGCGGCTGATCAATATCGCCGGTCATCGCCTGCCGCTGTGGTGCTGGGGCCAGCTTGAGGGCGGGCGGGACGATCCGTGGCAGGTCGGCCGCACGCTTGCCGCGCGGGATGAAGGGGCGATTTCCTGGACCAATGGCACGGTCGCCACGCTCGGTTCGGACGTCGCCGCGCTGATGCTTGCCTACCCGCTCGAGGGCCAGGCGCCGGGCTATGGCTGCGAGATCGATCATCCCGTGGTGACGCCGCTCCGCGATCTGAAACGTCAGGCCGAGGGCACCTTCCACATTCATGTTCTGGCGGCCTATGCGGAATATCGGGGGCGCGGACTCGGCTCCTTTCTCCTCGACAAGGCGGATCGTATCTCTGGAGACAGCGATATCAGCCTGATCGTCTCGGATGCCAACGCGCCTGCCAGGCGGTTCTATGAACGCCTCGGTTTTGAGGAAAGGGCGCGGCAGGCCCTGGTGACGGCGCCCGACTGGCATGCCGACGGTGACGACTGGCTGCTGATGATCAAGAAGCCGTTGGCGCGGTGA
- the sseA gene encoding 3-mercaptopyruvate sulfurtransferase, with amino-acid sequence MSAESRFVVSPDWVTERLNRPGFSVIDASWYLPAHNRDGKAEYAEGHIPGAVFFDHDEIADTTTGLPHSLPAPEFFAAEMGKRGISERHTVVVYDGPGFFSAPRLWWLLRVMGASDVYVLNGGFDGWKAKGHPVETGLPEPQPATFTPRLAAERITSFSAMRDIVASGSRQIADARGPGRFAAEDPEPRPGMRAGHMPGAKNLPAAAFSKDGRFLANDELKALFDDAGIDLDRPVVTSCGSGVTAAIITLALESLGHEDNSLYDGSWSEWGGRDDTAIVTGKA; translated from the coding sequence ATGAGTGCTGAAAGCCGGTTTGTCGTTTCGCCGGATTGGGTGACCGAGCGCCTGAACAGGCCCGGATTTTCCGTCATCGACGCCTCCTGGTATCTGCCCGCCCACAACCGCGACGGCAAGGCCGAATACGCCGAGGGTCATATTCCCGGCGCCGTCTTCTTCGATCACGACGAAATCGCTGACACCACGACGGGCCTGCCGCACTCCCTGCCCGCGCCGGAATTCTTCGCCGCCGAAATGGGAAAGCGCGGCATCAGCGAACGCCATACCGTCGTCGTCTATGACGGGCCCGGCTTCTTCTCCGCGCCGCGCCTGTGGTGGCTGCTGCGGGTCATGGGCGCAAGCGACGTCTATGTGCTGAACGGCGGCTTTGATGGCTGGAAGGCGAAAGGTCACCCGGTCGAAACCGGACTGCCGGAGCCGCAGCCAGCGACCTTCACGCCGCGCCTTGCCGCCGAAAGGATCACGTCGTTTTCCGCAATGCGCGATATCGTCGCTTCCGGCAGCCGCCAGATCGCCGATGCGCGCGGCCCCGGCCGGTTTGCCGCCGAAGACCCCGAACCCCGGCCGGGCATGCGCGCGGGCCATATGCCCGGCGCGAAAAACCTGCCCGCCGCCGCCTTTTCGAAGGACGGCCGGTTTCTCGCCAATGACGAGTTGAAGGCGCTTTTCGATGATGCCGGGATCGATCTTGATCGCCCGGTGGTGACCAGTTGCGGCTCCGGCGTGACGGCGGCGATCATCACGCTGGCGCTTGAAAGCCTCGGCCACGAGGACAACAGTCTCTATGACGGCTCCTGGTCGGAATGGGGTGGTCGCGACGACACCGCCATTGTTACCGGAAAGGCATAA
- a CDS encoding PadR family transcriptional regulator, with product MHSHFHQHGHAMRFAMGRGPDHGAGRGGRGGGHGFGGEDGGGRIGRFLGQGRIRFLVLQLIADEPRHGYDIIKAIEELSGGFYSPSPGVIYPTLSFLEDGGYVAVSADGNKKSYAITEAGRAYLEAEAPEAEMAVKALKAVAERLGARERKRERARGGDNLPRSVEAAFLNLREVIDRRLERDAGAASAIVAELLAMAERIEDAGTAMPSDETPDA from the coding sequence ATGCATTCTCATTTTCATCAGCACGGCCACGCCATGCGCTTTGCCATGGGGCGCGGGCCCGACCACGGAGCGGGACGCGGGGGCCGCGGCGGCGGTCACGGTTTCGGCGGGGAGGATGGCGGCGGCCGGATCGGCCGATTTCTCGGCCAGGGTCGCATCCGCTTTCTCGTGCTGCAGCTGATCGCCGACGAACCGCGTCACGGCTACGATATCATCAAGGCGATCGAGGAACTGAGCGGGGGCTTCTATTCGCCGAGCCCCGGCGTGATCTATCCGACGCTCTCCTTTCTCGAGGACGGCGGCTATGTCGCGGTCTCGGCCGACGGCAACAAGAAGTCCTATGCGATCACGGAAGCAGGCCGGGCCTATCTCGAAGCTGAAGCGCCGGAAGCCGAAATGGCGGTGAAGGCGCTGAAGGCGGTCGCTGAACGCCTTGGCGCACGCGAGCGCAAACGCGAGCGCGCCCGCGGCGGCGACAACCTGCCGCGCAGCGTCGAGGCGGCCTTCCTGAACCTGCGCGAGGTGATTGACCGGCGCCTTGAACGCGATGCCGGCGCCGCGAGCGCGATTGTCGCGGAACTTCTGGCGATGGCCGAGCGTATCGAGGACGCCGGCACGGCGATGCCATCGGACGAAACGCCCGACGCGTAA
- a CDS encoding Lrp/AsnC family transcriptional regulator, whose protein sequence is MDLDDIDRAILKTLQNNGRITNAELAETVGLSPSACSRRLDLLEKSGVIAGYTARISPDALGYKMTALVHISLSGQFARTLAEFEEAVRRCPNIIVCYMVSGQYDYILRVAAKDLKDYERIHRDWLSALPHVVQINSSFALRPIIERLNVDVDEAFTAPTAS, encoded by the coding sequence TTGGACCTGGATGATATCGATCGTGCGATCCTGAAGACGCTTCAGAACAATGGCCGCATCACCAATGCCGAGCTGGCCGAGACCGTGGGCCTGTCGCCCTCGGCCTGTTCGCGGCGGCTTGATCTTCTGGAAAAAAGCGGCGTGATCGCGGGCTATACCGCCAGGATCTCCCCCGATGCGCTTGGATACAAGATGACGGCGCTGGTCCATATCTCGCTTTCCGGCCAGTTCGCCCGCACGCTTGCCGAATTCGAGGAGGCCGTCAGGCGCTGCCCGAACATCATTGTCTGCTACATGGTCTCGGGCCAGTACGACTATATCCTGCGCGTGGCGGCAAAGGACCTGAAGGATTACGAGCGCATCCACCGCGACTGGCTCTCGGCGCTGCCCCATGTGGTGCAGATCAATTCCTCATTCGCGCTCCGTCCCATCATCGAACGTCTCAACGTCGATGTCGACGAGGCGTTCACCGCGCCAACGGCTTCTTGA
- a CDS encoding cysteine synthase A — protein sequence MTTHNTVIDLIGNTPLVKLKAASEATGCAIYGKAEFLNPGQSVKDRAALYIIRDAERRGLIAPGGTIVEGTAGNTGIGFAMVANALGYKTVIVIPETQAEEKKDALRLLGAKLVEVPAKPYRDPNNYVKLSGRLAEQLAKSEPNGAIWANQFDNTANRNAHIETTAEEIWRDTDGKIDGFICAVGSGGTLAGTAMGLKAKNRDIKIGIADPEGAALFEYYTNGELKSEGGSITEGIGQGRITANLEGFAPDFAFRIADSEALPLIFDLVAHEGLCLGGSSGINIAGAIRLARELGPGHTIVTVLCDYGNRYQSKLYNPSFLKEKGLPVPEWLTAQTEIAVPFE from the coding sequence ATGACGACACACAACACGGTCATCGATCTCATCGGCAACACGCCGCTGGTCAAGCTGAAGGCGGCTTCGGAGGCGACGGGCTGCGCCATCTACGGCAAGGCCGAGTTTTTGAACCCCGGCCAGTCGGTCAAGGACCGCGCTGCGCTCTATATCATCCGCGATGCCGAGCGGCGGGGCCTGATCGCGCCCGGCGGCACCATTGTCGAAGGAACGGCCGGCAATACCGGCATCGGCTTTGCCATGGTCGCCAACGCGCTCGGCTACAAGACTGTGATCGTTATTCCCGAAACCCAGGCCGAGGAGAAGAAGGACGCGCTGCGCCTCCTCGGCGCGAAGCTCGTCGAGGTGCCGGCGAAACCCTATCGCGACCCGAACAACTACGTGAAGCTTTCCGGCCGTCTCGCCGAGCAGTTGGCGAAGAGCGAGCCGAACGGCGCAATCTGGGCCAACCAGTTTGACAATACCGCCAACCGCAATGCCCATATCGAGACGACGGCGGAGGAGATCTGGCGCGATACGGACGGCAAGATCGACGGGTTCATCTGCGCCGTCGGCTCGGGCGGCACGCTTGCCGGCACCGCCATGGGGCTGAAGGCGAAGAACAGGGATATCAAGATCGGCATTGCCGACCCCGAGGGCGCCGCGCTTTTCGAATATTACACGAATGGCGAACTGAAGAGCGAGGGCGGCTCCATCACCGAGGGCATCGGCCAGGGCCGCATCACCGCCAATCTCGAGGGCTTTGCGCCCGACTTCGCCTTCCGCATCGCCGACAGCGAGGCCCTGCCGCTGATATTCGATCTGGTCGCCCATGAGGGCTTGTGCCTTGGCGGTTCATCGGGCATCAATATAGCCGGCGCCATCCGGCTTGCGCGCGAGCTCGGCCCCGGCCACACCATCGTCACCGTGCTCTGTGACTATGGTAACCGGTACCAGTCGAAGCTCTACAACCCTTCCTTCCTCAAGGAAAAGGGCCTGCCCGTGCCGGAATGGCTGACGGCGCAAACGGAGATCGCCGTACCGTTCGAATAG